In the genome of Pseudorca crassidens isolate mPseCra1 chromosome 14, mPseCra1.hap1, whole genome shotgun sequence, one region contains:
- the ADGRF3 gene encoding adhesion G-protein coupled receptor F3, which produces MVCSAAPVLLPAMTLPLVGSPLVRESQPGQGQAGGESGQQLDQERGAGESVLVSVYVQLYFSSEHQPAALSGPMTLPTASASSAPVTLTGLSLTAECDVTHKGCSYCACLSGYQWNTSVCSHHQPCQTPVKRRPCGCLVFGPAEAGYCQLLPPVPAALSLNSWLQTPGDTLNMTLLTSQETTNLNWFLWPTGSPSPILLRAGSRVSLTSSRNRAVLSIVNISHKWAGEYLCCFEARGFRWELHQMVRVPLQVTDVAGLPDQLSISCATSPGFQVSCCIPSAHLGYTASWSPRDGNEASLFNTPDSQCFVLAVQRCPAADTTHTCDLQSPGLSPLRVAVSVTIIQTGQHRPEDSSTIAWNVTKAGHVAQAPCPGKRRGMVKRPCRPEGGWGPIHSSCMDTGLLALLLRARLLRAGQGWPVDQVPQTLAQLLEQAVVVTPPTDSLALVATMTIPAKVVARARIQLNGSALEVRSLSHIGASWVVWAGNSSPPGISVPLTSPWAVRWQTLLESKCLLLWSISPLGYQSPRPRSVEEA; this is translated from the exons ATGGTCTGCTCGGCTGCCCCTGTGCTACTCCCGGCCATGACTCTCCCTCTGGTGGGATCACCACTTGTCCGAGAGTCCCAGCCT GGACAGGGTCAGGCTGGAGGGGAATCAGGGCAGCAATTGGACCAAGAACGTGGAGCAGGTG AATCGGTCCTGGTCTCCGTCTATGTACAGCTGTACTTTTCAAGTGAGCACCAGCCGGCGGCACTCTCTGGGCCCATGACTCTCCCCACCGCCTCGGCTTCCTCCGCCCCAGTAACTCTCACTGGCCTCAGCCTCACAGCTG AGTGCGATGTCACCCACAAGGGGTGTAGCTACTGTGCTTGCCTCTCCGGGTACCAGTGGAACACCAGCGTCTGCTCCCATCACCAGCCCTGCCAAACCCCCGTCAAGCGCCGGCCTTGTGGCTGCCTTGTCTTCGGCCCTGCTGAAGCCGGGTACTGCCAGCTGCTGCCACCTG TCCCCGCGGCCCTGAGCCTCAACTCCTGGCTGCAGACGCCTGGCGACACCCTGAACATGACCCTCCTCACAAGCCAGGAGACCACCAACCTGAACTGGTTCCTGTGGCCCACAGGGAGCCCCAGCCCCATCCTCCTGCGGGCAGGGTCACGTGTGTCCTTGACCTCCAGCCGGAACCGGGCTGTCCTTAGCATTGTCAACATCTCCCATAAATGGGCAG GTGAGTACTTATGCTGCTTTGAGGCCCGGGGATTCAGGTGGGAGTTGCACCAGATGGTGAGGGTGCCCCTGCAGGTGACAGATGTGGCTGGGCTCCCAGACCAGCTCTCCATCTCCTGTGCCACCTCCCCTGGCTTCCAGGTGAGctgctgcatccccagtgccCACCTGGGCTACACGGCTTCCTGGAGCCCCAGAGACGGCAACGAAG CCTCCTTATTCAACACGCCGGACTCCCAGTGCTTCGTGCTGGCTGTTCAGCGCTGCCCTGCAGCCGACACTACGCACACTTGTGACCTGCAGAGCCCGGGACTGAGCCCTCTCAGGGTTGCCGTCTCTGTCACCATCATCCAG ACTGG ACAACACCGCCCTGAGGACTCTTCAACTATTGCCTGGAACGTCACCAAGGCTGGCCATGTGGCACAGGCCCCGTGTCCCGGGAAGAGGAGGGGCATGGTGAAGAGGCCCTGTAGGCCTGAGGGGGGCTGGGGGCCCATCCACAGCAGCTGCATGGACACGGGGCTCCTGGCCTTGCTTCTTAGAGCCCGG CTGCTGAGGGCAGGCCAGGGCTGGCCTGTGGACCAGGTACCACAGACCTTGGCTCAGCTGCTGGAGCAGGCAGTGGTGGTGACCCCACCCACCGACTCATTGGCACTGGTGGCCACCATGACAATCCCGGCCAAGGTGGTAGCACGTGCCAGAATACAGCTCAACGGCAGTGCCCTGGAGGTGAGATCCTTGAGCCACATCGGGGCCAGCTGGGTAGTGTGGGCTGGCAACTCTTCCCCTCCGGGCATTTCTGTCCCTCTGACATCACCATGGGCTGTCAGATGGCAGACTCTTCTAGAGTCCAAGTGTCTGCTCCTCTGGTCCATTTCTCCTCTTGGATACCAGTCTCCAAGGCCACGGAGTGTGGAGGAGGCCTGA